The genomic region TCAAACGTTTCTCAGTTTGATCAACGACCTCAATTGGTTCCTCAATGAAGTGCATCttttcatcaatgcgaatgtcatccaaaggaataatgaGTGTGTCATCAACAAGATACTTTTTTAGATTTGAGACGTGAAACACGTCGTGTACCTTACTAAGCTCGGCAGgaagttctaatcgataagccacgggaccaattctttcgataatcttGAAAGGCCCAACAAaatgcggacttagtttgcttcgtttgccAAAACGAACGactcctttccaaggggatacttttaacatgactttatcaccaacttggaattctaaatcttttcgacgaatatcagcatagctcttttgttagCTGCTGGCAGTTTCTAACCGCTTCttaatttgaatgatcttttcggttgtttcatgaatgatttccgaACCGGTTATTTGTCTATCTTGTAGTTCATCCCAACATAGtggagatctacattttcgtccgtacaaggcttcaaaaggtgcagccttaatacttgaatgataactgttgttgtaagaaaattcggctaaaggcaagtgtctatcccaacctttgccaaaatcgataacacaaggacgaagcatatcttccaatgtttgaatggttcgttcactttgaccattggtttgcggatgataagcggtactcatgtcgagttgagtttcaagagcagattgtaaagttttccaaaatctagaaataaatcgactgtcgcgatctgaaatgattgaaatagggaccccatgacgtgagacaatctctttgatataaagttgtgacaatttctccatcttgtcggtttctttgatcggtaagaagtgtgcagatttagtaagacgatccactatgacccatattgtatcattgccgtttgaagtcttaggcaacttggtgatgaaatccatagtgatacattcccacttccactgcggaatattcggttgttgaagtaaactagacggcttttgatgctcggccttaatttttaaacaagtaaggcacttgctcacataatcggcaatatcagatttaagattaggccaccaataaaactctttcacatcgtgatacattttactagagcccaggtgaatagaatacctagtcttatgtgcttcatccaagactagttctcgaagatttccaaaaattggaacccagattcggttattgaaataccttattcCGTTTCTCTTAAGTTCAAGTTGCTTCacgagacctttaagtccctcgaattggacattctcttccttcaatgcctcaagttgtgcttcacggatttgagatgtaagattcgtacgaatacatatgtttaaagctcggactcggatCGATTTGACACAAtcttttctactaagggcatcggcaactacattcgccttaccgggatgatatttaagctcacagtcgtagtcatttaataacttgacccaacgcctttgtctcatgtttagttgcttttgatcaaagatatgttgaagacttttatgatcggtgaacaccgtgaatttaatcccgtagagataatgtctccacatcttcaatgcaaataccacagctcctaactctaggtcatgcgtggtatagttcttctcatgtttcttcaattgtctagatgcataagctataactttgttacgttgccttaagacacatccgaaaccttgattcgaggcatcacaatagactacaaaatcgtcaTTCCCATCGGGTagtgatagaatcggggctgtggtcaatttatcctttagaaccttaaaagcagattcttgttctttggaccactcaaacttcttccccttgtgagttagcttAGTGAGAGGCTTGGCTAaaatagaaaaatctttgatgaatcttcggtaataaccagcaagtcctaaaaattggcgaatatgtttcgcactcttaggtACTTCCCAATTCCGAATAGCTGTAATTTTtgccggatcgacatgtattccttcactatcaactacatgtccaagaaattgtacggttcgcaaccaaaattcacatttagagaacttggcatatagttgttccttctttaagagctctagaatcaatcgtaaatgtttctcatgttctttctcgttcttggaatagattagaatatcgtcgatgaaaacaatcatgAATTTATCGAGGTAAGGTTTGAATACacggtttataagatccatgaatacagcaggagtattggttaaaccaaaaggcatgacaagaaactcataatgcccatagcgagttcggaaagcagtcttagaaacatcagtttccttgactctcaattgatgataacctgacctaagatcaatcttcgaatatatacttgacccttgtagttggtcaaacaggtcatcaatgcgcgggagaggataacgattcttgatggttagcttgttgagttctcggtaatcaatacacattctcaacgtgccatctttcttcttgacaaataaaacaggtgctccccacggagatgagctaggacgaatgaaacctttctccaaaagttcttgtagttggctagataattctttcatttcggacgGAGCTagtcggtatggtgcctttgcaatcggtgcagcaccgggagtcaaatcaatttgaaactcaacctgtcgttgaggagggagaccagggagttcctcaggaaatacttcgggaaagtctctaaccaccggtacatcttcaatacgtttttcttccggttcgactttcttaacgtgagctaagatagcttgatatcccttcattagatatttACGGGTTTTGATACAAGACATGATATTTAGTTTAGAACCACTTGTTTCTCCTTGAACAATTAGGGTTTCACCATTTTCTAGAGGgatgttaatggttttctcatagcacatgattgcagctcttaatgggcgtaaccaatccattcctacgACTACGTCAAAGCTTCCTAACACAACTGGCAAAAGTTCGATCTTAAAGTGTTTATCGGCTAGGATcagatcacagtttttatacacattgtctactttcataaccttaccattagctacttctacaagttgtttaatttctaaggcttttggtttttcagtgaataaggcacaaaattcagtagacacataacttctatcggcaccagaataaaataaaatagtagcatagatgttgttaacaagaaacgtacccgttatcacttcatcatcctcaCGGGCTTCTTCGGCAGTTATCACAAAAGCACGACTCTTAGTATTACCATTGTTACCCTTGTTCTTTGGACACTGATTGTGAAAATGTCCAACTTCTCCACAATCATAGCAAGTTGGAACAAAAGCGTTTGCCTTTGTAGCGGGAACTTTACAATACTTAGCTATATGACCAGTCTTCTTGCACTTGGTGCAATAAGCCATACACTTCCCATTATGATGCCTATCACAACGATTACATTGTGGTTTTGTCCCAACATAACCACTTCTAGAACCATCAGCAACTTTCTTGTTTGAACCTTGGCTTgaaccttgagatggttcaaactttctcttaccctcactagacttagcctcggcttgtttattAGCCGCAGCCTTCCTCTTCTTAGCCATCATCAAATTTTGAGACATAAGTATCATCGCATTCAAAGTCTCCTTACTAGCGGCAATAACGTTTCCTTGAATCTCATCgggaagaccttctatgtatcgctcaatcttcttttgttcagtgggAACCATATCCGGACACAAAGAacccaactctataaacctgttggtataagcttcgaTGTTAGTACCaatgaccttcaattcccaaaactccacttctagcctttgaatttgattccttgggcaaaatttatccgtcatcattcttttcacaacggcccatggaatagcattagcatCATCTAGCCCCACAATTTGGGCATAAGCATTCCACCAAGTCAAGGCAAGGCCACCTAGtgtgtgagtggcatacttcacctTGTCGGCTTCCGCACAGTTACAGATACGAAAGATTGATTCGACTTTTTCAAACCAACGAGTTAACTCGACTGCTTCCTCATTCCCATTaaaggatggaggcttacagttcatgaactccttgtaggtacatgatgtaggtggattcccttgattgttcccttgattattgttgccttgggcggcagcaagcagttgttgaaattgtgcgggtgTCAAAGTGACGTTTGGAAGAGTGTTAGCACCACGAGTTGATTGAGCcatgatcttcaatacataaaaaTAGTATTAGTTGAAGTGTTATGGTGCTAATAAGTTATAAATTGTTTAATAAATGCACAGCTTTCTCACAACAAGTAATAGGAAATATGTGTAAGAGAAAACAACAAGATGTAATAAAAAcacttaaattttattaaacatcacaaagataactaacatcttttattacaAGGTATGAAAACTAGAATAAACACGAAACGAAACTAAGATAGtagttttaggcaaagcctttaaAATGAATGGGAACACTAATATGAAAATGGAAAACATGTGCTAGAAGGACACTATCTAATGGTACTCTTTGAAGAAATCTTCAAAATCCTTCATTGACTTATCTTGAAGCACTTTCATGTCGGCCATCATCTTCCCCAATTGATCGTGGTTCTTCTCGACCTTAGTCAATCGGGCATGAACAGACGCTTGCTCTTTATCCCCTAGGAGATCTTGAACATCTTTCATGAAACCTTCAAATACTTGGTGCTCTTGCCTTTGGTACTTGATAAAATCAGACATGAAATCAAAGATGCTCTCTTGCTCCTTTTCCAACCTATCTTGGCGTTTAATGATCATTGCCAAGTCGGTGGTGTCTCGTTTCTTAGAAGGACCGGGGATAACACTAATAAGGGTATCGGGTTCCTTCCTCTTTATAAAGTGAGGTGGGTTAACAGGGGGTTTGGATTTGGGTTTTTCCTCCTTGTCATCCCTATCATAATTTGCATCAGTGCGGGATTCTCCCATAGGAGGAGAGTGTGGAGGAGTAGCGGGCGTGTAAACAGGTGATGTAGGCGGTGTAGCAGGTTCATAAACCGGCGATGCGGGTGGAGTAGTAGGTGTGTAGACCGGTGAGTTAACGGATCCTTCGAACTCGTTGTCAGAGATGATGATCGGGCTAACGCGATACATCCtaaaagacacgaaagaactaagTTAGGCAAGTTCTAAGGAAGACGCAAAAGCACGAATTAAAACGTAAAGGAAGGTACTTAAAAATCGagacaggaaaggttatagttctatggattactaaggcaccctaactagcacataaggcacatataaaatgcaatcctggttctctataacaacctggctctgataccaatctgtcacaccccctaaatagaaccgggggtaatctgtgactaaccaatatcataacacaagtgtcaGTGTCATTTATGATATCGagacgtaaacaaagttaccccaggataccttgaactgtcagtgtcatttaatcattattatgtaaccaaagaccaacggtcaaatggttagagacgtcactctcgatagcgctattcacaataactaagcttgcctttataagtagcaactaacgatatcatggtagggatttagcatgaatcaaagcatgtcagcacagttaaacagttttcaggtacttgtgtctaagcgtaaaacagtttaaaagtaagcatgtgtctcaccccaaagttataaaataagtaatagagaaagttaaaaagtggggctatgaagttcaccttaataacaagcaagcaaatccacgcaagtagtatgaatggagtgtgtaagcagagatctcaacctagagatataatatttgattaggtaatgtctaatagacatatagcttgtttattaatatagtaaactatattaacagtgaccgttttcgagaaagttatatgtatataagtgataatattattagtgttattatgtgttactatataggtatgtgtataggcgatactaataatagtattattaatctttaatttttcaacctttatatatatatatatatacctatcattatatgttacatctatAACTATACCTATGTGAtacctacatatacatatatattctttattcattattatacatgtatacgttcaatactatatgatatatatatatagtaggtgtatgtgttacatatacaatagtgtaagatggtacatatacatatatttattacttttattatttttactatactaattatttatataatacacatccatacatacatacacacgtacatactcttacatatatacacatacatatatacgtatgtatatattcacatatacacacacacacacacatatacatacagtgtatacatgcacacacatacgtatgcatgcatgcacgtacaccatgatcataacctaaatcttaatcacaatctttataacttgacataaaatcataagtttttaacttaATAACTAGTAGTCTTTCTAGCCAATATTAATTTATAATCTCTAACTATCTTTTCTAACTAATTAACCacctttcacataaaatcatactatcttttaacataaaatcataatcattcatcttttattaactagcTTGTTGTTAACCAATAACCCTAATCATTATCCTTTTAAATCTTGATCATCTCCATAACATtcataattctttattaacttattATAATACTTGATCCAATTTTTAACCTTATTAATCATACTTCAATATTATACTTAACATAATACCTAGCAATACTTATGTGTAATTAAATAAAGACAAGATCACTAGGGTTATTAGGATACCTTAGGGTTTAATGACCAAGAATGATGTTGACAATGGTGCGTACAAAAAAACAGAAAGCAAGCAGCAGCAACACCAAGAAGTCACGACCCAAAGAAGTCTGTTTGGTCGACAGGAATTAGCAGCAGCACAGCAGATAACTTGGACAACTTCTTGGACCTCTTTAATCGACAGAATGACAGAAAACAATCACAATTAATCAACCTTAGATGGCTGTTATGGATCGTATAAAATAGCAGATATAGAAACAAACTTATAGCAGAAAAAAGAAGCAGATACAGCAAGCAAAGTTGCAGCAGGTTGGAGCAATAGAAAACGCAGAATACACAGCAACTTTGGACGAGTTGAAGGGGTGTTTTGGTTCGCGTATGCAGGTGGGGTTTGTAGGGAGTTTGGTGGTCGACAAAGCAGGCTGGGTTGCAGGTTTAATATCGACAGAAACTTGAGGGAAAGCAGGAAGATTTGGCGACTGAATAAAGGGAATGCAGGAGGTTATGATCGACTAGAAAGCTGGAGATTTTGTGGTGATTTAATCTGAAAATTCGCGAGCCTTTTTATAGATAAATTGGGTTTCCTAATTGCACTATGATTCTTGGGGATTAAGGAAGAAATTAGAGATTAACTAGGATAAAAAGACTTGGAGTTCAAGCTGCAAAATATACAACCGATACATATGatcttatttattatattttttttacggctttttacttatttatttatgtattatatatattttcttttattattattattattattattattattattattattattattattattattattattattattattatttattaatattgtaaatattagggttacatttatttagatacattttatttatatatatagacccTAACTTCTATTAATTAACTTTGGTTCTAATTAGTTtgtagtaaaattttttttttttacaatatcacttataagtatttatatacttTTATAGTTTGTATAATAAAGATAATACACAAAAACATAAACTTTATATAACATGAAATATCGATCAAAAGTTAATATTCAATCAACGGTTGTTAAACAAAGTTTACGAGTACATAAAGTCCTATTAATGGAACAGAAATAATAGATATAGCAGAAATGGAAAGAAAAATTGAGGGTTGTCatagggttgttaggcccaatagatctatctttaggattcgcgtcaatttggaacagaacctctcgtctgcctaattcttaggtttccaagctaaaaggggtgatattcggtttaataatccaaccatagaatgtagtttcgagtacttgtgtctattttgtaaaacacttataaaagcagcgcatgtattctcagtctcaaaaatatatattgcaaaagcatttaaaaagagagcaaatgaaactcacaatacagcaatttgtagtaattatgcatatgacggcactgaatgagtgcagggttggccttagattcacgaacctatatcaagtatatatataaacacattgtaatattaatcatctaagtttatatatattttataatatatatagattaatatccttatatattattatattaatccttattatttgttataatacttatatgatatgtaTACTTTAGTAAATGtgagattaataatattatattagttaatatattaaaaatctaatataagtatacttatgatctaggtaatatatatttttatataaatatcttttgtttgtaaaaataataattataataataataaaataaaaataataataataataataacaataataataataaaaataataataataataataataataataataaggtttgaaaatgaaaataataataataataataatgatagtaataatagtaaaaataaaatgttaacttttataatgataattttaataatatctttaataaaaaaaataactttactaaaaatgattctttAAATAACAtagttgtaataatgataataatgatactagtagtaaaaatgataataataataataatgacatagttgtaaaaataatcatttttaataataacaatactaataatgatgataataatgataataaagataataatactaatgacttaataataataataacaataataataataataataataataataataataataataataataataataataataataataataataaaaataataataataataataacaataaaataataataatggtagtagaaatactacctcaaagaagtagcccttaaaaaaatgcccaagtccgggtttgaacccgcgatgtccttctaacccgataacatccttaaccgttCCTCTGTTGCTTACTTTCTGTTTTAATTAGCACCTAAAACTCTTTTACTCGTAATACATGTTATCTTAATAAAAACCCTTAAACTAAACGTTTTGTGTGCTCGATTAAACAGTAACCCAAGCATCATCATCTCAATCATAACCGTAATCATC from Rutidosis leptorrhynchoides isolate AG116_Rl617_1_P2 chromosome 9, CSIRO_AGI_Rlap_v1, whole genome shotgun sequence harbors:
- the LOC139867781 gene encoding uncharacterized protein, coding for MNCKPPSFNGNEEAVELTRWFEKVESIFRICNCAEADKVKYATHTLGGLALTWWNAYAQIVGLDDANAIPWAVIGTNIEAYTNRFIELGSLCPDMVPTEQKKIERYIEGLPDEIQGNVIAASKETLNAMILMSQNLMMAKKRKAAANKQAEAKHHNGKCMAYCTKCKKTGHIAKYCKVPATKANAFVPTCYDCGEVGHFHNQCPKNKGNNGNTKSRAFVITAEEAREDDEVITA